From the Treponema sp. J25 genome, one window contains:
- a CDS encoding manganese efflux pump MntP family protein: MLQVFLIALGLSMDAFAVSVSAGICIAQLQWPYILRGAFSFGFFQFLMPLIGWTAGLYFRNQIQNYDHWVAFALLVFIGGKMLLESFGEKDPSCPDDSENQMRSSHVDIRNIRILLLLSLATSIDALAVGLSFSFLGYSIVDAALLIGLITLGVCLLGFEFGKRLGHLIEKRAEQLGGIILVGIGIKILLEHLLK; encoded by the coding sequence ATGCTACAGGTTTTTCTCATCGCCCTTGGTCTTTCGATGGATGCCTTCGCAGTTTCCGTTTCTGCGGGGATATGCATTGCCCAGCTTCAGTGGCCCTACATTCTCCGAGGGGCCTTTTCGTTCGGTTTTTTCCAATTTCTAATGCCCCTTATAGGATGGACTGCGGGCCTATATTTTCGAAATCAAATTCAAAACTATGACCATTGGGTGGCCTTTGCCCTTCTTGTCTTTATCGGGGGCAAGATGTTGCTAGAAAGCTTCGGAGAAAAAGATCCCTCTTGCCCGGATGACTCAGAAAATCAAATGAGGTCATCCCATGTGGATATCAGGAATATCCGCATTTTATTGTTGCTTTCCCTTGCCACAAGCATCGATGCCCTGGCCGTAGGTCTTTCGTTTAGTTTCCTCGGCTATTCAATTGTGGATGCGGCTCTACTTATCGGCCTCATTACCCTGGGGGTATGTCTTCTGGGCTTTGAATTCGGGAAACGGCTCGGCCATCTTATCGAGAAACGGGCAGAACAATTGGGTGGCATCATCCTGGTAGGTATTGGGATTAAAATTCTTTTAGAACATCTCCTGAAGTAA
- the ppk1 gene encoding polyphosphate kinase 1, translated as MEEKNVFFSRDLSWIDFNERVLYEALRKDVPLLERLKYLIIVSSNFDEFFMIRIATLKRALRSGAGPDISGLSIEEQLRRAREKIQSIVERQYVCLQEEILPALVRSGLELLRAEEYSEEQAQYLEHLFMNQVYPALTPLRMKAGEEVPTIGNLKLHGAFLLVPQETVAASSKPGPSENGSAMADETSEPLPVIVQIPSSIERLIWLPPSKEGVRQCTLLDEVLLRWGYLLFPGYAIRESMLFRITRDADISVDEERDEDFIEAMAEVLRNRERSAPVRMVCSSTSTSLRAIIQDLLALGDEDVYVTPHPIDIPALMPLIHVKGFEGLKYEAWTHYWPPALPEEGPLWDRIRQSDVLLYHPYHSFDPVVRLLQDAATDPRVVAIKITLYRTSGDSPIVRALEQAARNGKHVTAVVELKARFDEEQNITWANRLEEAGAIVVYGLARLKVHAKVCLIVRREEDSMVRYVHLSTGNYNDKTARLYADVGLLTAYEEYAQDVTLFFNMITGYSIVQSMKLFSVAPINLKQRLLELIDRETRRASQGYPGKIVAKLNSLSDPEVIEALYRASQAGVQIQLNVRGICMLVPGVPGLSSTIEVVSVIDRYLEHARILYFMNGGAEEVYLSSADWMPRNLERRIELLFPIVDVDIKEEIKSFLFAYFRDTTHAHRLQRDGRWLPVSSLAGATEEPFRAQYWIYEKIRKEAVSAENLALQELVVRRKAPGQ; from the coding sequence ATGGAAGAGAAGAATGTTTTTTTTAGTCGGGACTTATCCTGGATTGATTTTAACGAACGGGTTCTCTATGAAGCCTTACGAAAAGATGTGCCCCTTCTGGAGCGACTCAAGTATCTTATCATCGTTTCCTCTAATTTTGACGAATTTTTTATGATTCGTATTGCGACCCTAAAACGGGCTCTGCGGTCAGGGGCGGGGCCCGATATTTCGGGGCTTTCCATAGAAGAACAATTGCGCCGGGCGAGGGAAAAAATCCAATCTATTGTGGAACGACAATATGTCTGTTTACAGGAAGAGATTTTGCCCGCCCTTGTTCGTTCAGGCTTAGAATTGCTTCGAGCCGAAGAGTACTCAGAGGAACAGGCCCAGTATCTGGAACACCTCTTTATGAATCAAGTGTATCCTGCGCTAACACCCCTGAGGATGAAGGCGGGAGAAGAGGTGCCCACCATAGGAAATCTTAAACTGCATGGAGCTTTTCTGCTGGTCCCCCAGGAAACTGTGGCCGCCTCATCTAAGCCAGGACCGTCGGAAAATGGTTCGGCCATGGCTGATGAAACATCCGAACCCCTCCCGGTGATAGTCCAGATTCCTTCGAGCATTGAGCGCCTTATCTGGCTTCCCCCCAGTAAAGAGGGGGTCCGCCAATGCACCTTGCTGGATGAGGTGCTTCTCCGCTGGGGATATCTCCTTTTCCCGGGGTATGCTATTCGGGAATCAATGCTGTTTCGGATTACCCGGGATGCGGATATCTCGGTAGATGAAGAGCGGGATGAGGATTTTATCGAGGCTATGGCGGAGGTGCTTCGGAACCGGGAACGGTCTGCTCCTGTGAGGATGGTTTGCTCTTCTACAAGTACAAGCTTACGTGCTATCATCCAGGATCTTCTTGCCCTTGGAGATGAGGATGTCTATGTTACCCCCCATCCCATCGATATACCGGCCCTGATGCCCCTCATTCATGTGAAGGGCTTTGAAGGATTGAAATATGAAGCCTGGACCCATTACTGGCCACCGGCTTTACCTGAAGAAGGGCCCCTGTGGGATCGGATTCGCCAATCGGATGTTCTCTTGTATCATCCGTATCATTCTTTTGATCCGGTGGTGCGGCTCCTGCAAGATGCGGCGACGGATCCCCGGGTGGTGGCGATAAAGATTACCCTGTACCGTACCAGTGGGGATTCGCCGATAGTTCGGGCCTTAGAGCAGGCAGCGCGGAATGGTAAACATGTTACCGCCGTAGTGGAACTTAAAGCCCGGTTTGATGAGGAACAGAATATCACCTGGGCAAATCGGCTCGAAGAAGCGGGGGCCATCGTGGTGTATGGCCTTGCCCGTTTAAAGGTGCATGCCAAGGTATGTCTTATTGTGCGCCGGGAAGAGGATTCCATGGTTCGGTATGTGCATCTTTCTACGGGAAACTATAATGATAAGACCGCTCGCCTGTATGCCGATGTGGGCTTGCTTACCGCTTACGAAGAATATGCCCAGGATGTGACCCTGTTTTTTAACATGATTACGGGATATTCTATCGTTCAATCGATGAAACTCTTTTCTGTGGCCCCTATCAACCTTAAACAGCGACTTTTAGAATTGATAGATCGGGAAACAAGACGGGCAAGTCAAGGATATCCCGGTAAAATTGTCGCCAAATTGAATTCCCTCTCTGATCCAGAGGTCATAGAAGCGTTGTATCGGGCAAGCCAGGCAGGGGTTCAGATTCAGCTGAATGTTCGGGGTATCTGTATGCTTGTGCCAGGCGTGCCCGGCTTGTCTTCTACTATTGAGGTGGTGAGTGTTATCGATCGCTACCTCGAACATGCCCGGATCCTATATTTTATGAATGGGGGGGCCGAGGAAGTCTACCTTTCGAGTGCAGATTGGATGCCGCGAAACCTAGAACGACGAATAGAATTACTTTTCCCGATTGTGGATGTGGATATAAAAGAAGAGATAAAGAGCTTTCTCTTTGCCTATTTTAGAGATACTACCCATGCTCATCGGCTACAAAGGGATGGTAGGTGGCTTCCTGTCTCGTCACTCGCAGGGGCCACGGAAGAACCGTTTCGAGCCCAATACTGGATATACGAAAAAATCAGGAAAGAAGCGGTATCCGCAGAAAACCTGGCCCTGCAGGAATTGGTGGTTCGACGGAAGGCCCCCGGGCAATAA
- a CDS encoding polyprenyl synthetase family protein, producing MLSFFKNYPALAADLQVVQGRILEVCSSSNPLIQEAVKVLFDNQGKMLRPALLIIGSWYGKEPNREKIINLSAALELLHVATLVHDDVIDDAPLRRGNPTVHSRFGQKDAVLVGDFLLSRCFILASEYTSPENARYIARAMSVICSMEIEQDTHRFQASLSIRSYLRKIIGKTTILFGSALFVGASESKAPRRIQEILRRIGYNLGMAFQIIDDILDYTGDPEVIKKPRGSDLRSGLVTLPLILALHKDRTGKLHQLVAPGQFEKADPLEIIELCEKLGGIEEARHVAHSYTQRALFLIDTLPQSSPTPMLRELTTQLLYRKY from the coding sequence ATGTTGTCTTTTTTTAAGAACTATCCGGCCCTGGCTGCGGATCTGCAGGTGGTCCAGGGCCGCATTCTCGAGGTCTGTAGCTCTTCCAACCCCTTAATCCAGGAGGCGGTAAAGGTCCTCTTTGACAACCAGGGAAAGATGCTCCGCCCCGCCCTGCTCATCATCGGTTCCTGGTATGGGAAAGAGCCGAATCGGGAGAAAATTATCAACCTCTCTGCAGCCCTGGAACTGCTCCACGTGGCAACCCTCGTGCACGATGATGTCATTGATGATGCGCCACTGCGCCGGGGGAATCCCACGGTGCACAGCCGCTTTGGACAGAAAGACGCCGTTCTGGTGGGGGATTTTCTTTTGTCCCGCTGTTTTATCCTTGCATCAGAATACACTTCCCCTGAGAATGCCCGGTACATTGCCCGAGCCATGAGTGTCATTTGTTCTATGGAAATCGAACAGGACACCCATCGTTTTCAGGCAAGCCTTTCTATCCGGTCGTACCTCCGCAAAATCATCGGGAAAACCACTATTCTTTTTGGGTCGGCCCTTTTTGTCGGGGCTAGTGAAAGCAAGGCACCCCGCCGAATTCAGGAAATTTTAAGAAGAATTGGATATAACCTCGGGATGGCCTTTCAAATTATTGATGATATCCTGGATTACACCGGCGATCCGGAGGTGATAAAAAAACCCCGCGGGAGCGACCTTCGTTCAGGGCTCGTAACCCTGCCCCTTATCCTGGCCCTGCACAAAGACAGGACGGGAAAACTTCATCAACTGGTGGCTCCTGGTCAGTTCGAAAAAGCCGATCCCCTTGAAATTATCGAACTCTGTGAAAAACTTGGCGGTATCGAAGAGGCCCGTCATGTAGCTCATTCCTATACACAGCGGGCCCTGTTCCTTATTGATACCCTTCCCCAAAGCAGCCCTACCCCCATGCTGCGGGAACTCACCACCCAGCTCTTATACCGGAAGTATTAA
- a CDS encoding class I SAM-dependent rRNA methyltransferase, which translates to MKRIILKAGEEYRLLRGHPWVFDNEVAAIVDPKGDLVSLEPGELVDVESSRKTYVGRALANPHSKIIARLYSPSKEGIDRGFFIHRLRKALEWRRRWYNLDTTSVRLVFGEADGLPGLIVDRFVGWPLEQVLSMYDGAQTTKNDGVGNPGEAFEGNADAQRRPLTFDLLQERLGSPGVWYAVQFLSYGMDQRRSLVLEALENLLGKAKGIIERDDTPVRSLEGLTPRAGLLQGTWPEKGICVFENQFPFVVDLLGGQKTGHFLDQRENRARLEPFVKGGTVLDLCCHTGGFSIHAARYGAQEVLAVDVSKDALAMLHLNARINGVSERIQTLEGDVFEVLRNLVQERRQFDCIVLDPPAFAKTKTALAGALRGYRDINRHALLVLKRGGFLFTCSCSQAMTEDKFKEMIEMAAAEADRRLRLVEFRYQSIDHPILVGYDESLYLKCGIYQVL; encoded by the coding sequence ATGAAACGTATTATTCTAAAGGCGGGAGAAGAATATCGTCTTTTGCGGGGTCATCCGTGGGTATTTGATAATGAGGTGGCCGCCATTGTGGATCCAAAGGGGGACCTGGTCTCTCTTGAGCCGGGGGAACTGGTAGATGTGGAAAGTTCTCGCAAAACCTATGTGGGGCGGGCCCTGGCAAATCCCCATTCAAAGATTATCGCCCGTCTCTATAGCCCTTCAAAGGAAGGCATAGACCGGGGTTTTTTTATCCACCGTTTACGGAAAGCCCTGGAATGGCGCCGTCGCTGGTATAACCTGGATACTACGTCGGTCCGTCTTGTTTTTGGAGAGGCCGATGGCTTGCCTGGGCTTATTGTGGACCGTTTTGTGGGGTGGCCCTTGGAACAGGTTCTATCGATGTACGATGGGGCACAAACCACAAAAAACGATGGTGTAGGAAATCCGGGGGAGGCCTTTGAAGGCAATGCCGATGCCCAAAGGCGCCCGCTTACTTTCGATCTGCTGCAGGAACGATTGGGTTCCCCCGGCGTGTGGTATGCGGTGCAGTTTCTTTCCTACGGGATGGACCAGCGACGTTCCCTTGTGCTAGAAGCCCTGGAAAATCTTTTGGGAAAAGCGAAAGGTATTATCGAGCGGGATGATACGCCGGTTCGAAGCCTGGAAGGTCTTACCCCTCGGGCGGGGCTTTTACAGGGAACGTGGCCGGAAAAGGGTATTTGCGTTTTTGAAAACCAGTTCCCCTTTGTGGTAGACCTTTTGGGCGGTCAAAAGACGGGGCACTTCCTGGATCAGCGGGAAAACCGGGCCCGGCTTGAACCCTTTGTCAAAGGGGGAACTGTTCTGGACCTCTGTTGTCATACGGGAGGTTTTAGCATCCACGCGGCCCGCTATGGAGCTCAGGAGGTGCTTGCGGTAGATGTGTCAAAGGATGCCCTCGCAATGCTCCATCTCAATGCCCGGATAAATGGGGTCTCCGAGCGGATTCAGACCCTGGAAGGGGATGTCTTTGAGGTACTCAGAAATCTTGTTCAAGAGCGTCGACAATTTGATTGTATCGTGTTAGATCCCCCGGCCTTCGCAAAAACAAAGACCGCCCTCGCCGGCGCACTTCGGGGTTATCGGGACATTAATCGGCATGCCCTTCTGGTGCTTAAACGGGGGGGATTTCTGTTTACCTGTTCCTGCAGTCAGGCCATGACGGAAGATAAATTTAAAGAGATGATAGAAATGGCCGCCGCCGAAGCGGATCGGCGTCTTCGATTGGTGGAATTCCGTTATCAAAGCATTGATCATCCTATTTTAGTAGGATATGATGAGTCCCTCTATTTGAAGTGTGGTATCTATCAGGTTCTGTAA
- a CDS encoding FAD-dependent oxidoreductase, whose translation MADNKHILIIGGGYGGIEAAKRLAKTFKKDTHITITLIDKRPYHTLMTELHEVAGHRVEGDSVRVPYAKIFGGSKVQVVLDTIESIDFAKQEARSKSAVYTYDYLVLGTGAEPDFFGIPGTKENALTLWSYEDAVRIRHHIESMFEQAVAIQDPALRRKMLTFVVAGAGFTGIEMAGELLEWRDAMCAKWLVSPEEVRIVVVEALPSILPMLEEDLRKKVERYLQKKKVEVLTQTPIVGADAGLVKLQNGSTIETATFIWTCGVQGSQFGGTLALEKGKRNRIQVTPEMNAPQYPNVFLTGDMVWFLENEKPLPQVVETALQTADVVAHNIAAAIKGGETKQFKSNYHGFMVSVGSKYGVSNAGGIKLSGFFAIAMKHLVNLHYLFGVAGINQCWEYLKHEFLNMDSGRSILRGFGAYKTRGYWILPLRLWLGLMWVMEGVNKIGEGWLAWSSGSKSWWMFSPGVIQAGVTKAAETLQNGAAEAVSAASEAATEGAAAATQAVAEAVSAASDAGTWDAAGTAATQAAEQTAKAFGKIWDLSKPIFDVNGPVATWFRTTLMDGIAAHIPFQIFQLMVVLTEIAIGLALMGGLFTWLAAAASIAMCIVFTLSGMFAWDQVWFVFAAFLMLGGAGRAFGLDCWVVPFFKKWWNGIPFVQRHHLYLDNPSRKTTSKK comes from the coding sequence ATGGCAGACAATAAGCACATACTCATTATCGGTGGAGGTTATGGAGGAATCGAAGCGGCCAAACGTCTTGCTAAGACCTTTAAAAAAGATACTCATATCACTATTACCTTGATAGATAAACGGCCCTATCACACATTGATGACCGAACTCCACGAGGTGGCAGGCCACCGGGTGGAAGGAGATTCCGTTCGGGTACCCTATGCCAAGATATTCGGTGGTTCTAAGGTACAGGTGGTACTCGACACCATTGAATCCATCGATTTCGCAAAGCAGGAAGCCCGTTCAAAAAGCGCAGTATATACCTACGATTACCTTGTCCTGGGAACCGGAGCGGAGCCAGACTTCTTTGGCATCCCCGGTACCAAAGAAAATGCCCTGACCCTCTGGTCCTACGAAGATGCCGTTCGCATCCGGCACCATATTGAATCGATGTTTGAGCAGGCCGTTGCAATTCAGGATCCAGCACTGAGAAGAAAGATGCTTACCTTTGTGGTAGCAGGGGCCGGTTTTACGGGCATTGAAATGGCGGGGGAACTCCTGGAATGGCGGGACGCGATGTGCGCCAAATGGCTGGTTTCTCCCGAAGAGGTTCGCATTGTGGTCGTAGAGGCCCTTCCCTCCATCCTTCCGATGCTGGAAGAGGATCTCCGAAAAAAAGTAGAGCGGTATCTTCAGAAAAAGAAGGTAGAGGTCCTTACCCAGACCCCCATCGTAGGGGCCGACGCTGGTCTCGTAAAACTGCAAAATGGTTCTACCATCGAAACGGCAACGTTTATCTGGACCTGTGGGGTTCAGGGAAGCCAATTTGGCGGCACCCTTGCATTAGAAAAGGGAAAACGCAACAGAATTCAGGTTACCCCTGAAATGAATGCGCCCCAATATCCCAACGTGTTCCTGACAGGGGATATGGTGTGGTTCCTCGAGAACGAAAAACCCCTCCCGCAGGTAGTAGAAACGGCCCTTCAAACCGCAGACGTGGTGGCCCATAACATCGCAGCGGCTATCAAGGGGGGCGAAACAAAACAGTTTAAATCCAATTATCATGGTTTTATGGTTTCCGTGGGAAGCAAGTACGGCGTATCCAATGCGGGGGGCATCAAACTCTCGGGGTTCTTTGCCATTGCCATGAAACACCTTGTAAATCTCCATTATCTTTTTGGGGTAGCGGGAATAAACCAATGCTGGGAATACCTCAAACATGAATTTCTTAACATGGACAGTGGTCGTTCCATCCTCCGGGGTTTTGGGGCCTACAAAACCAGGGGTTACTGGATCCTTCCCCTCCGTCTTTGGCTAGGCCTTATGTGGGTGATGGAAGGGGTCAATAAAATAGGAGAAGGCTGGCTTGCCTGGAGTAGTGGAAGCAAATCATGGTGGATGTTCAGTCCCGGCGTTATCCAGGCGGGAGTAACCAAAGCCGCAGAGACCCTTCAGAATGGGGCAGCGGAGGCAGTTTCTGCCGCATCTGAAGCAGCAACCGAAGGGGCGGCCGCCGCCACGCAGGCAGTTGCCGAAGCAGTAAGTGCCGCATCCGATGCGGGAACCTGGGATGCCGCCGGTACCGCGGCGACCCAGGCGGCGGAGCAAACCGCAAAGGCCTTCGGGAAAATCTGGGATTTGAGTAAACCCATATTCGACGTTAATGGTCCCGTCGCAACCTGGTTTAGAACCACCTTAATGGATGGCATTGCGGCCCACATTCCTTTCCAGATTTTTCAGCTCATGGTAGTCCTTACGGAGATTGCCATTGGGTTAGCGCTGATGGGAGGGCTATTTACCTGGCTGGCGGCGGCCGCATCCATTGCAATGTGTATCGTGTTCACCCTTTCAGGCATGTTTGCCTGGGACCAGGTGTGGTTTGTTTTTGCGGCGTTCTTAATGCTGGGTGGAGCAGGAAGGGCCTTTGGTCTTGATTGCTGGGTAGTTCCCTTCTTTAAGAAGTGGTGGAACGGGATTCCCTTTGTACAGCGCCACCATCTGTATCTGGACAATCCGAGCCGCAAAACTACGTCCAAAAAATAA